The Brevibacillus brevis genome contains a region encoding:
- a CDS encoding flotillin family protein — MLDPGILTIVGVVVTVFLVLGIAFWARYKTVGADEAMIVTGSYLGSKNVLSDESGRKMKIVRGGGAFILPIFQQANFLSLLSHKLDVSTPEVYTEQGVPVMADGVAIIKVGGSIEDIATASEQFMGKSDEALRGEAQEVLEGYLRAILGSMTVEEIYKNRERFAQEVQAVATKDLKKMGLSVVSFTIKDVRDKNGYLAALGIPQIAAVKRDATISQADADKEARIKQAQAEEEARKAELLKETNIAEAEKEKELKVAAFKQEQDKAKASADQAYKLQEAVAKQQVTEEEMKIDLVRKQKEIELEEKEILRREKQYDAEVKKKADADRYSVEQAAEAEKAKKLREADAIKYRIEAEAKANAEQKRLEGLAIAEAEKARGSAEAEVTRLKLEAEAEGKEKLAEAFEKFGHAAVLDIIAKMLPELAEKIAEPMKAIDKVTIVDAGGGQGDGVNRLSGNVTKLMAQLPEMLKDVSGLDMNKMISDFMQKGGTAPTQQQPVPVKVQVETDAILEDEKQ; from the coding sequence ATGTTAGATCCAGGCATTTTGACGATAGTAGGTGTTGTCGTCACAGTCTTTCTCGTTTTGGGTATTGCCTTTTGGGCCCGTTACAAAACAGTGGGTGCAGATGAAGCCATGATCGTGACGGGTAGTTATCTCGGCTCGAAAAACGTACTCAGTGACGAATCTGGACGCAAGATGAAGATCGTCCGCGGAGGCGGCGCATTTATCCTCCCTATTTTTCAACAAGCAAACTTTCTGAGTCTTCTGTCTCATAAGCTCGATGTATCGACTCCTGAGGTGTATACCGAACAGGGCGTTCCTGTCATGGCAGATGGCGTAGCGATCATCAAGGTAGGCGGCTCGATTGAAGATATCGCGACCGCATCCGAGCAATTTATGGGCAAGAGTGACGAGGCACTGCGCGGAGAAGCCCAGGAAGTACTCGAAGGCTATTTGCGGGCAATCCTCGGCAGTATGACGGTAGAGGAAATTTACAAGAACCGTGAGCGATTCGCACAAGAGGTGCAAGCTGTAGCGACAAAGGATTTGAAGAAAATGGGGCTGTCCGTTGTCAGCTTCACGATCAAGGATGTCCGGGACAAAAACGGCTATTTAGCTGCCCTTGGAATTCCGCAAATCGCTGCAGTGAAGCGCGATGCGACCATCTCGCAGGCTGATGCGGACAAAGAAGCACGGATCAAGCAGGCTCAGGCAGAGGAAGAGGCACGCAAGGCAGAGCTGCTGAAGGAAACGAATATTGCCGAAGCAGAAAAGGAAAAAGAGCTGAAGGTAGCGGCGTTCAAGCAAGAGCAGGACAAAGCAAAGGCGAGCGCGGACCAAGCCTACAAGCTGCAAGAAGCTGTCGCCAAGCAGCAGGTTACGGAAGAAGAGATGAAGATCGATCTCGTCCGCAAGCAGAAGGAAATTGAGCTGGAGGAAAAAGAAATTCTTCGCCGCGAAAAGCAATATGATGCGGAAGTGAAGAAAAAGGCCGACGCCGACCGTTACTCTGTGGAACAGGCCGCAGAAGCGGAAAAAGCGAAGAAGCTGAGAGAAGCAGACGCGATCAAGTACCGTATTGAAGCGGAAGCAAAAGCAAATGCTGAGCAGAAGCGTCTGGAAGGCTTGGCGATTGCCGAGGCTGAAAAAGCACGCGGTAGCGCTGAGGCAGAAGTCACGCGCCTCAAGCTCGAAGCCGAAGCAGAAGGGAAAGAGAAGCTGGCTGAAGCATTTGAAAAATTCGGTCATGCGGCTGTACTCGATATTATTGCGAAAATGCTCCCTGAGCTGGCTGAGAAAATTGCAGAGCCAATGAAGGCGATCGACAAGGTAACGATCGTGGATGCAGGAGGCGGTCAGGGAGATGGCGTCAATCGTCTCAGCGGGAATGTTACGAAGCTGATGGCCCAGCTGCCAGAGATGCTGAAAGACGTATCCGGTTTGGATATGAACAAAATGATCTCAGACTTTATGCAAAAGGGTGGTACCGCGCCCACACAGCAACAGCCTGTACCCGTAAAAGTTCAGGTAGAGACGGATGCTATTTTGGAGGACGAAAAGCAATAA
- a CDS encoding aspartate kinase, which yields MKVAKFGGTSLANAEQIKKVCQIVMADRDRRFIVVSAPGKRHKEDTKVTDLLIAYAERFLAGEPTEEAKQAIFLRYREIVAGLGLSAEIGQAIERELGEVLANKPGLSAERFMDAVKAAGEDTCAKVVAHYLQSLGEVATYINPKDAGMLVTDEASNAHILPEAYAKLATLREREGIVIFPGFFGYSRAGDLVTFSRGGSDITGSILAAAVQAEVYENFTDVDSVYVVNPNLIADPKKVTEITYREMRELSYSGFSVFHEEALIPAYQADIPVCIKNTNNPSAPGTMIVAERGSATNRVSGIASDGGFCSIYVSKYLMNREIGFGRKLLQILEEEELSYEHTPSGIDNISVILRERDLTEEKEQRIVERIRRELFADDVAVQHSLALVMIVGEGMRQSVGTTARATTALAAAKINLEMINQGSSEVSMMFGVKAEEADRAVIALYQEFFGAEEPMASSSSQAASVSV from the coding sequence ATGAAGGTAGCAAAATTTGGGGGAACATCACTGGCGAATGCCGAGCAAATAAAAAAAGTATGCCAAATTGTTATGGCAGATCGGGACAGACGATTCATTGTTGTATCAGCACCTGGAAAACGGCACAAGGAAGACACGAAGGTTACTGATTTGTTAATCGCATATGCTGAGCGATTCTTGGCTGGGGAGCCTACAGAAGAAGCGAAACAAGCCATTTTCTTGCGCTATCGGGAGATCGTGGCAGGTCTCGGGCTTTCTGCTGAGATTGGTCAAGCGATCGAAAGGGAGCTCGGGGAGGTTCTCGCAAACAAGCCGGGCTTGTCCGCGGAAAGATTCATGGATGCGGTCAAAGCTGCGGGAGAGGATACGTGCGCCAAAGTTGTCGCTCATTATCTGCAGAGCTTGGGCGAGGTAGCGACCTACATCAATCCAAAGGATGCAGGAATGCTGGTTACGGATGAAGCAAGCAATGCCCATATCCTCCCCGAAGCGTATGCCAAATTGGCGACATTGCGAGAGCGAGAGGGAATCGTCATTTTCCCTGGCTTCTTCGGCTATTCGCGTGCCGGTGATCTGGTTACTTTTTCACGAGGTGGCTCGGATATTACGGGATCGATTCTGGCTGCGGCGGTTCAGGCAGAGGTCTACGAGAATTTTACCGATGTCGATTCTGTGTATGTGGTCAATCCGAACCTGATTGCCGATCCGAAAAAGGTGACAGAGATTACGTATCGAGAGATGAGGGAGCTGTCCTATTCCGGTTTTAGTGTGTTCCACGAGGAAGCGTTGATTCCCGCGTATCAAGCAGATATACCCGTATGTATCAAGAATACGAACAATCCGTCTGCGCCTGGTACGATGATTGTGGCCGAGAGAGGCTCTGCTACAAACAGAGTGTCGGGTATTGCAAGTGACGGCGGCTTTTGCAGCATTTACGTCAGCAAGTATTTGATGAACCGCGAAATTGGCTTTGGTCGCAAGCTGCTGCAAATTCTGGAGGAAGAAGAGCTTTCGTACGAGCATACTCCATCTGGAATTGATAACATTTCCGTTATTTTGCGAGAGCGCGATCTCACGGAAGAAAAGGAGCAGCGGATTGTAGAGCGCATCCGCCGTGAGCTGTTCGCTGATGATGTCGCTGTTCAGCACAGTCTTGCACTCGTCATGATTGTCGGGGAGGGCATGCGTCAATCTGTGGGGACAACTGCGAGAGCCACTACTGCGTTGGCTGCTGCGAAAATCAATCTGGAAATGATCAATCAGGGGTCATCGGAAGTAAGCATGATGTTCGGGGTAAAAGCCGAAGAGGCAGATCGTGCTGTGATTGCTTTGTATCAAGAGTTTTTTGGAGCAGAAGAACCAATGGCTTCCTCATCCTCACAAGCCGCTTCTGTCAGTGTGTAG
- a CDS encoding M67 family metallopeptidase yields MKIPAWLGEPFAIKNNKIFLTKKVAKRLLAEAQEAFPYEYSALLAGRGATITACVPMPISPDKHVFAWDGATFLQALQHIRKHNLQWLGVLHTHPHTPPIPSARDIAGWHYPTLSYWIVGLATAQPEWRVYQWVQDGNSGSFEARHYTLTEAACEDEEAIGSSAPKNS; encoded by the coding sequence ATGAAAATTCCCGCTTGGTTGGGCGAACCCTTTGCGATTAAGAATAACAAAATATTCCTGACGAAAAAAGTAGCGAAACGCCTCCTGGCCGAAGCACAAGAGGCGTTTCCTTATGAGTATTCTGCTTTGCTCGCAGGTCGTGGAGCAACGATTACGGCCTGTGTACCGATGCCCATCTCACCCGACAAGCACGTGTTCGCTTGGGATGGGGCAACATTTCTTCAAGCCTTGCAGCACATCCGCAAGCACAATCTTCAATGGTTGGGGGTCTTGCATACACACCCCCACACGCCTCCAATCCCTTCTGCACGAGACATAGCTGGCTGGCATTATCCCACACTCAGCTATTGGATTGTGGGACTCGCAACCGCACAGCCAGAATGGCGTGTCTATCAATGGGTACAGGATGGAAATAGCGGCTCATTTGAAGCACGCCACTACACACTGACAGAAGCGGCTTGTGAGGATGAGGAAGCCATTGGTTCTTCTGCTCCAAAAAACTCTTGA
- a CDS encoding DUF72 domain-containing protein, translated as MTTIQVGVCGWGDQHELYVQGVRNRDKLSVYASHFPIVEVDSSFYAILPQRNYESWVKDTPERFGFIVKPHQGMTGHQRGDASGSRRELFRQFEESIQPVVEAGKLKALLFQYPPWFDCTREHVQYVTACRQAMQAYPFAVEFRHQSWFESRYSERTLDFLRKIEATHVVCDEPQVGKGSVPIVPAVTKSSLALVRFHGRNKAGWRDPGEGQNWRDVRYLYRYSETELAEWVEHIRLLEREADEVCILFNNNSGGDAAANAKQFSEMLGLAPTGLNPRQMDLFST; from the coding sequence ATGACTACGATACAAGTGGGAGTTTGCGGCTGGGGCGATCAGCATGAATTGTACGTACAAGGTGTACGCAATCGAGACAAGCTGTCCGTATATGCCAGCCACTTTCCAATTGTAGAGGTGGATAGTTCTTTTTACGCTATTTTACCACAGCGAAATTACGAATCGTGGGTGAAGGATACACCTGAACGATTTGGCTTTATCGTCAAGCCTCATCAAGGGATGACGGGACATCAACGGGGGGACGCTTCGGGAAGCAGACGGGAATTGTTTCGTCAGTTCGAAGAGAGCATTCAGCCGGTCGTGGAGGCTGGCAAGCTCAAAGCATTGCTGTTTCAGTATCCGCCGTGGTTTGATTGTACCCGAGAGCATGTCCAGTATGTGACTGCTTGCCGCCAAGCCATGCAGGCGTATCCGTTTGCGGTGGAGTTTCGCCATCAAAGCTGGTTTGAATCGCGATATTCGGAGCGAACGCTGGATTTCTTGCGCAAGATCGAAGCGACACATGTCGTATGTGATGAACCCCAAGTGGGAAAAGGCTCAGTCCCGATTGTTCCTGCCGTGACGAAGTCATCTTTGGCGTTGGTCCGCTTTCATGGGCGCAACAAAGCGGGCTGGCGTGATCCCGGAGAGGGACAAAATTGGCGGGATGTCCGTTATTTATATCGATACAGTGAGACAGAGCTTGCAGAGTGGGTTGAACACATCAGACTGCTCGAACGGGAAGCGGATGAAGTCTGCATTTTGTTCAACAATAACTCTGGAGGAGATGCAGCAGCGAATGCGAAGCAGTTTTCGGAGATGCTTGGCCTTGCGCCTACTGGTCTGAATCCTCGTCAGATGGACCTGTTCTCTACGTAG
- a CDS encoding sulfite exporter TauE/SafE family protein, which translates to MLVAIAILFVIIGVVAGVIGSIAGLGGGIFFVPALLYFANWYMPGSMNPQVAAATSLIVIAVTALSSSLSYLKQKKVDKESALLFFIGSAPGAIVGVYLNTLLAVEGFSLLFGLFQLCMFIVLMVKDKIKPRSIEWEVQRHFVDNEGNEYVYGYSKWSVITIAFFVGITSSLFGVGGGILMVPAMMILFRFPPHIATATSMVVIFLSAVVGSITNIFHDNVHWLYAVMLAPGAWVGGKLGAIAASKMKGRTIVLFLRVLILGIAIQMIGEAIFG; encoded by the coding sequence ATGCTTGTAGCAATTGCCATCTTGTTTGTCATCATCGGAGTCGTGGCTGGCGTCATTGGCAGTATCGCGGGTCTGGGTGGTGGGATTTTTTTCGTGCCTGCTCTGCTGTATTTTGCGAACTGGTACATGCCTGGATCGATGAACCCGCAAGTAGCAGCGGCGACTTCGCTGATCGTAATCGCGGTAACCGCCCTATCTTCCTCCCTTTCTTATCTCAAGCAAAAAAAAGTAGACAAAGAGAGTGCCCTGCTCTTTTTTATCGGGAGTGCACCAGGTGCTATTGTGGGCGTATATCTTAATACATTACTAGCAGTGGAGGGCTTTTCGCTGCTGTTTGGCTTGTTTCAGCTCTGCATGTTCATCGTATTGATGGTCAAAGACAAAATCAAACCACGCAGCATCGAGTGGGAAGTCCAGCGCCACTTCGTCGACAACGAAGGAAATGAATATGTGTACGGGTATAGCAAATGGTCCGTGATTACGATTGCCTTCTTTGTCGGGATTACCTCGTCGCTATTTGGCGTCGGTGGCGGCATCCTGATGGTTCCAGCCATGATGATTTTGTTTCGCTTCCCGCCACACATCGCCACGGCTACGTCCATGGTGGTCATCTTTTTATCAGCGGTGGTTGGATCAATCACGAATATCTTCCACGACAACGTACACTGGTTGTATGCAGTGATGCTCGCGCCAGGAGCATGGGTGGGCGGAAAGCTCGGAGCGATTGCCGCCAGTAAAATGAAGGGTCGCACCATCGTGCTGTTTTTGCGTGTTCTGATATTGGGAATTGCCATACAAATGATCGGAGAAGCGATTTTTGGATAA